The following coding sequences are from one Fusibacter sp. A1 window:
- the msrB gene encoding peptide-methionine (R)-S-oxide reductase MsrB gives MGINTKANNIKKSGLPDNPNVNVDYDVTRLQEIYLAGGCFWGLEAYMARIYGVYDVTSGYANGNTENPSYEDLIYRNSGHAETVRVQYDPDKVDLDTLLTYYFKVIDPVSLNKQGNDKGVQYRTGIYYTSGGDLEVINRKMATVQAAYDKKLAVEVEPLDQYYLAEEYHQDYLEKNPNGYCHIDLFTVEEVVINESWYPKPSDEALKEKLTDFQYRVTQLNQTERAFSNEYWDTFEPGIYVDVATGEPVFSSNDKYDSSCGWPSFTKPIVPEVVKYVEDKSFNMSRTEVRSRSGDSHLGHVFEDGPKDKGGLRYCINSASIEFIALEEMTSKGYGYLIHTIEK, from the coding sequence ATGGGTATTAATACTAAAGCAAATAACATTAAAAAGTCCGGTTTACCTGACAATCCCAATGTTAATGTCGATTATGATGTCACAAGGCTCCAAGAGATCTATCTGGCTGGAGGGTGCTTCTGGGGGCTAGAGGCTTATATGGCCCGTATTTATGGAGTTTATGATGTGACAAGCGGTTATGCCAACGGCAATACTGAAAATCCAAGTTATGAAGATCTGATCTACAGAAATTCGGGTCACGCGGAAACGGTACGCGTGCAATATGATCCGGATAAAGTAGACCTGGATACCTTGCTTACGTATTACTTTAAGGTAATCGACCCGGTCAGCCTAAACAAGCAGGGGAACGATAAGGGTGTGCAGTATCGTACGGGGATCTATTACACGAGCGGCGGAGATCTTGAAGTGATCAACCGAAAGATGGCAACGGTTCAGGCTGCATATGATAAAAAACTTGCTGTGGAAGTGGAACCTCTCGATCAATACTATTTGGCTGAAGAGTACCATCAAGACTATTTAGAGAAGAATCCGAACGGGTATTGTCATATAGACCTGTTTACAGTCGAAGAGGTTGTAATCAACGAAAGCTGGTACCCTAAACCAAGCGATGAGGCGTTGAAAGAAAAACTGACTGATTTTCAATATAGGGTAACCCAGCTCAATCAAACCGAAAGAGCTTTCTCGAACGAATATTGGGATACCTTTGAACCAGGAATTTATGTGGATGTGGCTACTGGAGAACCTGTATTTTCTTCAAATGACAAATACGATTCATCATGTGGTTGGCCGAGTTTTACAAAACCAATTGTTCCTGAAGTGGTCAAGTATGTTGAGGATAAAAGCTTCAACATGTCAAGGACAGAAGTTAGAAGCAGATCGGGAGACAGTCATCTTGGACATGTTTTTGAAGACGGACCAAAGGATAAGGGCGGATTGAGGTATTGCATCAATAGCGCTTCGATTGAATTTATAGCCCTTGAAGAGATGACATCAAAAGGGTATGGTTATCTTATACACACAATCGAAAAATAA
- a CDS encoding ABC transporter permease → MKNFKLYRILTVTKKEFIHIRRDKPSLFISLLMPVVMLMIFGFAVNSDVNNVDLTIYDGANTELSRALVESYTQSDYFNDYSRVSSVVLVENLIKSGSVKVGLIIPPDFSKKLNRNEASEIQILVDGSDPTIARTAVNYAVMISNHYNLKLKPMSVSSSGVAASPMVLYNPTLESAKFNIPGVVGLILQNITIILTALAMVREKELGTIEQLIMTPITSLELILGKLIPYIVIGCYDFIIVMILSKMIFGISVAGNFTELALLGFIFLVGALAMGMLISTVARNQAQAIQGTMAFLLPSVLLSGFMFPRESMPKIIQWLSATFPITHFLVILRGIIVKGVDISYLWSSTIAMILIITILITVTAIKFTKKLD, encoded by the coding sequence GTGAAGAACTTTAAACTATACCGTATTCTCACGGTCACAAAAAAAGAATTCATACATATCAGAAGGGATAAACCCAGTCTGTTCATTTCACTCTTAATGCCTGTCGTCATGCTGATGATTTTCGGCTTTGCAGTAAACAGCGATGTCAACAATGTCGATTTGACCATTTATGACGGTGCGAATACAGAGTTAAGCAGAGCTCTTGTAGAAAGCTATACTCAATCGGACTACTTTAACGATTACAGCAGAGTGAGTTCGGTTGTGCTTGTAGAAAATCTGATTAAAAGTGGAAGTGTCAAGGTTGGACTTATTATCCCCCCTGATTTCTCAAAAAAACTGAACAGAAATGAAGCATCTGAAATTCAGATTCTAGTGGATGGATCCGATCCTACAATCGCCCGAACGGCCGTCAATTATGCGGTGATGATCTCCAACCACTATAATTTAAAGCTAAAACCCATGTCGGTATCTTCAAGTGGCGTCGCCGCATCACCCATGGTCTTATATAACCCGACGCTTGAGAGTGCAAAATTCAACATTCCAGGCGTCGTGGGTCTGATCCTGCAAAACATCACAATCATACTCACAGCCCTTGCGATGGTTCGCGAAAAGGAACTCGGCACCATCGAACAGCTGATCATGACGCCGATCACTTCCCTTGAACTGATTCTCGGAAAGCTCATCCCCTATATCGTCATAGGATGTTATGACTTTATCATCGTGATGATACTCAGTAAAATGATCTTCGGTATCTCCGTTGCAGGAAACTTCACAGAACTCGCGCTCCTTGGATTCATCTTTTTAGTAGGTGCCCTAGCAATGGGTATGCTTATTTCAACCGTCGCAAGGAACCAGGCGCAGGCTATCCAAGGCACTATGGCCTTCTTACTTCCGAGTGTGCTGCTCTCAGGGTTCATGTTTCCAAGGGAGTCCATGCCTAAAATCATCCAGTGGCTCAGTGCGACTTTTCCTATCACACACTTTTTAGTGATTCTTAGAGGCATCATCGTAAAAGGTGTCGATATCAGCTATTTATGGTCATCCACGATTGCCATGATTCTGATCATCACTATCCTGATTACCGTAACGGCTATCAAATTCACTAAAAAACTAGACTAA
- a CDS encoding sensor histidine kinase — MFKFKSKRMNQMNVRISIYLGVTTVIAVTLLSALFYMSASSIVLNDALKQTSEAVEQSGKYIEGYLDKVKSLSDLIAMHPDTIDSLKNESDESKNALKALLDVASDSDDRIVSIALIGKDGGMVYAGAQMLMETSSDMMDESWYMEAKNSHQMPALNSARRTEFTMDKNTWVVSVSREIVDEDNRHLGVLLIDIDYNFIEDYLVSLPLGDTGYAFIVSANGQVVYHPDVSYFADAKKAQSLISICELGPGHQSEIGLITFKTEIGHSDWIMVGLSSLDNVAFLRRQLVESMILVGLIVMVLGMIGGALMAKRMTSPIEKLENAMKTIDGKWRHVSIPAAGSSEVVELTMQYNNMLDKIKSLLQELTDKQEMIRKYELQALQSQINPHFLYNTLDTIIWLAEFGETDKVVLVTKSLAELLRLSLKQDEGLITLKEELDHVSHYLTIQEERYAEELDYEIICSMDASLYMVPKLILQPIVENAIYHGIREGGAHGHISIEINQSEENLWIDIADNGKGFDPAKPMNEDRVRLGGVGLSNVDQRLKLVYGEDFGLKIDSKIGVGTTVTFTIPKR, encoded by the coding sequence ATGTTCAAGTTTAAGTCAAAACGGATGAACCAGATGAATGTAAGGATTTCGATCTATTTAGGTGTGACGACTGTGATTGCCGTCACGCTACTTAGCGCGCTTTTTTACATGAGTGCGTCATCCATTGTTTTGAACGATGCGCTTAAACAGACCTCAGAGGCCGTTGAACAGAGCGGCAAGTATATTGAGGGTTACCTTGACAAGGTGAAGAGCTTATCTGATTTAATCGCAATGCATCCCGACACGATCGACAGTCTGAAGAACGAAAGTGATGAGTCCAAAAATGCTTTGAAGGCGCTCCTTGATGTTGCCAGTGATAGTGATGACAGGATAGTCTCCATCGCCCTTATCGGGAAAGACGGCGGTATGGTCTATGCGGGCGCACAAATGCTGATGGAGACGTCTTCTGACATGATGGATGAATCATGGTATATGGAGGCTAAGAACAGTCATCAGATGCCTGCCTTAAATTCTGCAAGAAGAACTGAGTTTACAATGGATAAGAATACTTGGGTCGTGTCTGTAAGTAGAGAAATAGTGGATGAGGACAACCGTCATCTAGGCGTGCTCCTTATCGACATCGATTATAACTTTATTGAAGATTATCTGGTGAGTCTGCCGCTAGGGGATACAGGATATGCCTTCATTGTTTCAGCAAACGGTCAAGTGGTATATCATCCCGATGTGAGTTATTTCGCAGATGCTAAAAAGGCCCAGTCGCTAATATCGATATGTGAACTCGGACCTGGGCATCAGAGTGAAATCGGACTCATTACCTTTAAGACGGAGATCGGACATTCGGATTGGATCATGGTCGGACTTTCTTCACTGGACAATGTGGCTTTTTTAAGAAGGCAGCTGGTGGAATCCATGATTCTCGTAGGGCTTATCGTAATGGTTTTAGGCATGATAGGTGGGGCATTGATGGCAAAGCGTATGACTTCTCCAATTGAGAAGCTTGAAAATGCCATGAAAACGATAGATGGTAAGTGGAGGCATGTGAGTATTCCAGCCGCTGGGTCATCTGAAGTTGTCGAGCTTACCATGCAATACAACAACATGCTTGATAAGATCAAGTCCCTGCTACAGGAACTGACCGACAAGCAAGAAATGATCAGAAAATACGAGCTTCAGGCCCTTCAGAGTCAAATCAATCCACATTTCTTATATAATACGCTGGATACGATTATCTGGCTTGCGGAGTTCGGTGAGACGGACAAGGTGGTGTTAGTGACAAAATCACTCGCAGAGCTACTACGACTATCGTTAAAACAGGATGAGGGACTCATCACCTTAAAAGAAGAACTGGACCATGTCAGTCATTATCTGACGATTCAGGAAGAAAGATATGCTGAAGAACTGGATTATGAGATAATTTGCTCAATGGATGCATCGCTTTATATGGTTCCAAAACTGATATTGCAGCCCATTGTTGAAAATGCGATTTATCATGGAATAAGAGAAGGTGGGGCGCACGGGCATATAAGCATCGAAATAAATCAAAGTGAAGAGAACTTGTGGATTGACATTGCCGATAACGGTAAAGGGTTTGATCCTGCGAAGCCCATGAATGAAGATAGAGTAAGGTTGGGCGGCGTTGGACTTAGCAATGTCGATCAAAGGTTGAAACTGGTCTACGGTGAAGACTTCGGTCTCAAAATAGACTCTAAGATCGGTGTCGGAACGACGGTGACTTTTACAATACCGAAAAGATAG
- a CDS encoding response regulator has product MYTLLIIDDEPLMRRGIKSLVDLSGLGIKEIVEASNGEEALKICGTVVPDIVLLDINMPKMDGLTFAKRLKELNKTVKICMITGYDYFDYAIEALRAGVEEYILKPVTKKDIDEILRKLIQSIEKESVHKELKSLDISAMPSAGIVESTVEMQLKKLVEEHIFESGFSLSSLADEVGFSSGYLSGVFKDSFGLAFQDYVAKIRIEKAKLLLLTTEMKNYEISQAVGYEDVNYFATRFKKIVGSTPKQYRNQVRGRDVQV; this is encoded by the coding sequence ATGTATACACTTTTGATCATAGATGACGAACCATTGATGAGGCGAGGGATAAAATCCCTCGTCGATTTAAGTGGGCTGGGTATTAAGGAGATCGTAGAGGCCAGTAATGGTGAAGAGGCTTTAAAAATCTGTGGGACGGTCGTTCCTGATATCGTGTTGCTTGATATCAACATGCCTAAAATGGACGGTCTGACCTTTGCAAAACGGTTGAAGGAATTGAATAAAACGGTTAAAATCTGCATGATTACAGGATACGATTATTTTGATTACGCCATTGAAGCTTTGCGAGCGGGTGTTGAAGAATATATTTTGAAGCCGGTTACAAAAAAAGATATCGATGAGATTCTTAGAAAACTGATTCAGTCGATTGAAAAGGAATCGGTTCATAAGGAATTGAAGAGTCTTGATATTTCTGCAATGCCATCTGCAGGCATAGTCGAAAGTACGGTTGAAATGCAGTTGAAAAAACTTGTAGAAGAACATATTTTTGAAAGCGGGTTCAGCTTGTCAAGCCTTGCTGACGAGGTAGGATTCAGTTCGGGATATCTGAGCGGAGTCTTCAAAGATTCCTTTGGTCTCGCTTTTCAAGATTATGTGGCAAAAATACGAATTGAAAAGGCCAAACTATTACTCCTGACAACCGAGATGAAAAACTACGAGATCTCACAAGCGGTCGGATATGAAGATGTCAATTACTTTGCCACTCGGTTTAAAAAAATTGTGGGAAGCACTCCCAAGCAGTACCGAAATCAAGTGAGGGGTCGCGATGTTCAAGTTTAA
- a CDS encoding rhodanese-like domain-containing protein yields MNYILILFVAVVVLYFLTKNNKSDVDQISSETLKDLLKEKNHQFIDVRTPSEFSASKIKGFKNIPLASLNSRKHEIKTDQPVVVICASGARSMSAASMLTKSGYKVINVKGGMSSYRA; encoded by the coding sequence ATGAATTATATTCTTATACTATTTGTTGCAGTAGTTGTTCTTTATTTCCTTACAAAAAACAACAAAAGCGACGTTGATCAGATTTCATCTGAAACACTAAAAGACCTATTAAAAGAAAAGAATCATCAGTTTATCGATGTGAGGACGCCATCCGAGTTTTCTGCAAGCAAAATCAAGGGATTCAAAAACATCCCCCTTGCCAGCCTTAACAGCAGAAAGCACGAGATCAAAACGGATCAACCCGTAGTAGTGATCTGCGCATCCGGTGCAAGAAGCATGTCGGCAGCGTCAATGTTGACAAAATCAGGTTATAAAGTTATCAATGTAAAGGGCGGAATGTCCAGTTATAGAGCATAA
- a CDS encoding HlyD family secretion protein, producing the protein MNKKITPVILVILLFGYFTLSTLLNRPEQQSLYYGEAQGNTFHINASTSGLIKEILASPNESIIVGQHVASLINTDLDYQIELAKNQALIAQSQLKKATGPIRDEELTIITNKIESLDENKKILENSKASLYASLKDLRVSQDLAGEVLLDRQQTFDNTKELYEQGAVSKAVLDQTRLALKSAESNFESLKLKQSNMLEEIDSVQTKVALLEIERDSANQTLMVATSGINNEDLTMAQLTSKNAQLAVDRLVNLSNDLSITALQAGTIETINYEIGEFVTPGMPIITCFDPDMISLNIYVKEKDLQKLTIGDRYLTRLAGSDSTDSTEAVITTIANEAMFTPLNTVTIDDRERLVFKVVLTLERAKWIKPGMLLEVDLSILNGDKNE; encoded by the coding sequence ATGAATAAGAAAATCACACCTGTAATACTAGTCATTCTTTTATTCGGTTACTTCACACTGTCCACTCTTCTGAACCGCCCTGAACAGCAAAGCCTATACTACGGCGAGGCTCAAGGAAATACGTTTCATATCAACGCATCCACCTCAGGATTGATCAAAGAGATTCTAGCAAGTCCTAACGAAAGCATTATTGTCGGTCAGCACGTCGCATCGCTTATCAACACGGATCTAGATTACCAGATCGAACTTGCGAAAAACCAGGCGCTAATCGCACAGTCGCAGTTGAAAAAAGCGACAGGTCCGATCAGGGACGAAGAGTTGACGATCATTACCAATAAAATAGAATCACTTGATGAAAACAAAAAAATCCTCGAGAACTCAAAGGCCAGTCTTTACGCCTCTCTCAAGGACCTGCGCGTCAGTCAGGATTTGGCGGGCGAAGTACTCCTTGACAGGCAGCAAACCTTTGACAATACCAAAGAGCTTTACGAACAGGGTGCCGTCAGCAAAGCGGTCTTGGACCAAACGCGATTGGCACTGAAATCCGCTGAAAGTAATTTCGAATCGCTTAAGCTCAAGCAAAGCAACATGTTAGAAGAAATCGACAGCGTACAGACCAAAGTAGCCCTACTCGAAATTGAGAGAGACTCGGCAAACCAAACACTGATGGTTGCAACAAGTGGAATCAATAACGAAGATCTGACCATGGCACAACTTACCAGTAAGAATGCCCAACTCGCAGTCGACCGGTTGGTCAACCTGTCAAATGACCTAAGTATCACAGCGCTCCAGGCTGGCACGATTGAAACGATCAATTATGAGATTGGAGAATTTGTGACTCCTGGAATGCCGATTATCACCTGCTTTGATCCAGATATGATTTCACTGAACATTTATGTAAAAGAAAAGGATCTTCAAAAGTTGACTATCGGCGACCGGTATCTTACCCGTCTTGCAGGTTCGGATAGCACCGACAGCACCGAAGCGGTCATCACAACTATTGCAAACGAAGCCATGTTTACCCCGCTCAACACGGTCACAATCGATGATCGCGAGCGTTTGGTCTTTAAAGTGGTACTGACACTTGAAAGAGCAAAGTGGATTAAGCCAGGAATGTTATTGGAAGTCGACCTATCCATACTAAACGGTGACAAAAATGAGTGA
- a CDS encoding redoxin family protein, with amino-acid sequence MNKKVVFGLVIVLVVAVAGYFAWRSGPEVMDDGVPVMDAGEPMMDEEEPMTDEEEPMTDEGEQMMDEDKDAVMMNDGEAAPAFSLMSLKGEQVSLEALKGEKVYVKYWASWCSICLAGMEELDELVAEAADFKVYTIVAPDINGEQSKEDFIKWFSSLGYENIEVLFDETGNTQKAYGIRAFPTSAYIGSDGVLVKVAPGHVSNEMVKSFFESIN; translated from the coding sequence ATGAATAAAAAAGTGGTGTTTGGGTTAGTAATAGTACTAGTGGTTGCAGTAGCAGGATACTTCGCATGGAGAAGTGGTCCTGAGGTGATGGATGACGGTGTACCTGTGATGGATGCAGGTGAACCGATGATGGATGAAGAAGAACCGATGACGGATGAAGAAGAACCGATGACGGATGAAGGAGAGCAGATGATGGATGAAGATAAAGATGCGGTAATGATGAATGATGGTGAGGCTGCGCCGGCTTTCAGCTTGATGTCCTTAAAGGGTGAACAGGTATCACTGGAAGCCCTTAAGGGTGAAAAGGTGTATGTAAAATACTGGGCTTCGTGGTGTTCGATTTGCCTAGCGGGCATGGAAGAACTTGATGAGCTCGTCGCAGAAGCCGCTGATTTTAAAGTGTACACGATAGTGGCTCCAGATATCAACGGTGAGCAAAGCAAAGAGGATTTCATCAAATGGTTCAGTTCACTGGGCTACGAGAATATCGAAGTTTTATTCGATGAGACCGGTAATACACAAAAGGCATACGGAATAAGAGCTTTTCCGACTTCTGCGTATATTGGTTCTGATGGAGTACTCGTAAAAGTGGCTCCGGGCCATGTATCCAATGAAATGGTCAAGTCTTTCTTTGAATCAATCAATTAG
- a CDS encoding rhodanese-like domain-containing protein — protein sequence MKHIRPSELASFIKENNHEVTLIDVRSPGEYHGGNIAGFKNIPLDTLMNNMSSIDFSKPTVVMCHSGSRSLMATRMLEMAGHENVLNLSGGYMAF from the coding sequence ATGAAACATATCAGACCATCAGAGTTGGCGTCATTCATCAAAGAAAACAATCATGAGGTAACGTTGATCGATGTCAGATCCCCAGGCGAGTACCACGGCGGAAACATCGCAGGATTCAAAAATATTCCACTGGACACTCTGATGAACAACATGTCATCGATTGATTTTTCAAAACCGACAGTAGTAATGTGTCACTCAGGAAGCCGTAGCTTAATGGCTACAAGAATGCTTGAGATGGCCGGACACGAAAACGTACTTAACCTATCAGGCGGTTACATGGCATTCTAA
- a CDS encoding ABC transporter ATP-binding protein, with protein sequence MSEAVITIKNLKKNFGNFTAVNGISFHINKGEIFGLLGPNGSGKSTTIRMLCGVITPTEGGGEIFGFNLLKDTEQIKSRIGYMSQQFSLYGDLTVLENMEFYGRIFGMKKKEILLRSIPLIKMAALEGKEQALARTLSGGQKQRLALSCALIHDPILLVLDEPTAGVDPVSRRAFWETIVHLSAQGVTVFVTTHYMDEAEICDRIGFIYNGNIISVDTPKGHYEKTGLSNLEDIFIAHELQKSDHKKIMSYGDMKRKIRGDHREEL encoded by the coding sequence ATGAGTGAAGCCGTAATTACCATAAAAAACCTTAAGAAGAACTTTGGAAATTTCACTGCAGTCAATGGTATCTCCTTTCACATCAACAAGGGTGAAATCTTTGGACTTCTAGGACCAAACGGCTCGGGAAAATCCACTACAATTAGAATGCTTTGCGGTGTGATTACACCCACCGAGGGCGGTGGCGAAATATTCGGTTTCAACTTGCTAAAAGATACTGAACAGATTAAAAGTAGAATTGGTTACATGTCACAGCAGTTCAGTCTATATGGTGACTTGACCGTTCTTGAGAATATGGAGTTTTACGGCAGGATTTTCGGAATGAAAAAGAAAGAGATCCTCTTGCGTTCCATTCCCCTTATCAAGATGGCGGCGCTTGAAGGAAAAGAACAAGCACTTGCACGAACTTTATCAGGAGGACAAAAACAGCGTTTGGCACTTTCATGCGCCTTGATACATGACCCGATTCTTTTGGTCCTTGACGAACCGACAGCCGGCGTCGATCCGGTATCAAGACGAGCATTCTGGGAAACCATCGTCCATTTGTCTGCGCAAGGTGTCACTGTTTTTGTTACTACCCATTACATGGACGAAGCAGAAATCTGCGACCGGATAGGTTTTATCTATAATGGAAATATCATTTCAGTGGATACGCCAAAGGGACATTACGAAAAGACCGGACTAAGCAACCTAGAAGATATTTTCATCGCTCACGAGCTACAAAAGTCTGATCATAAAAAGATCATGTCTTATGGGGATATGAAGAGAAAAATCAGAGGTGACCATCGTGAAGAACTTTAA
- a CDS encoding cytochrome c biogenesis CcdA family protein → MLGEQVLISTVFIAGLLSFFAPCTFPLIPVYIGLLTDENREYKRLRIGRYEINLGAIVKTMTFVLGLSTTFVILGFGAGALGRLINNDWILVVGGLLVILLGIHQMELIKLPGLSKYRVLRMKNKKTKALGTYLMGVTFSLGWTPCVGPVLGAVLLTSASAGQAYYGGFLMLIYAFGLMIPFLVMATLSSLVLTQFARLEKHLLTVKRIGGGLIILMGILLMTNKLTAISIFFERLFN, encoded by the coding sequence ATGTTAGGTGAACAAGTTTTAATCAGTACGGTATTTATCGCAGGTCTGTTGTCCTTTTTCGCACCATGCACCTTTCCACTGATACCGGTATATATTGGTTTGCTGACCGATGAGAATAGGGAATATAAGAGGCTCAGGATCGGTAGATATGAAATCAATTTAGGGGCGATTGTAAAGACGATGACTTTTGTACTTGGACTGTCGACAACCTTTGTCATACTTGGATTCGGTGCAGGCGCACTCGGCCGGTTGATCAATAACGACTGGATTCTGGTTGTAGGTGGATTATTGGTTATCTTACTCGGAATACACCAGATGGAACTGATCAAGCTCCCTGGGCTTTCAAAGTACAGGGTACTTCGTATGAAAAACAAGAAGACCAAGGCACTAGGGACTTATTTGATGGGTGTGACATTCAGTTTGGGATGGACACCGTGTGTAGGACCGGTACTTGGAGCTGTGCTACTCACTTCTGCAAGTGCAGGACAAGCATACTACGGCGGTTTTCTAATGTTGATCTACGCATTTGGTCTGATGATTCCTTTTCTTGTAATGGCGACACTGTCGAGTTTGGTTCTTACTCAGTTCGCACGACTTGAGAAACACCTGTTGACTGTAAAGCGAATCGGTGGCGGACTGATCATTCTTATGGGAATTCTATTGATGACGAACAAATTGACAGCAATCAGTATTTTCTTTGAAAGACTGTTTAATTGA
- a CDS encoding TetR/AcrR family transcriptional regulator, producing MSTATYEKLRVIHMQDDSNKRILDAATYLFALQSYKNTSTKSIANHAGVSEALLFKQFKNKQNLLKCVVTDIINIKLPLIMNMYLDELISSTHPKTIADIKSLLFEKVTQINNNVGYFKILIFELSELDEETLLHMKDLLNSIIDRVCLMIDHLKAKEFIKNTLDSRLIFRSFIGMSNFMLIDMNFLSEDIDFEKEFSQIFELFMRGIINE from the coding sequence ATGTCAACTGCTACCTATGAAAAACTAAGAGTCATCCATATGCAGGATGACTCAAATAAGAGAATACTAGATGCCGCGACCTACTTGTTCGCACTACAAAGCTATAAGAACACCAGCACAAAATCCATCGCAAATCATGCAGGAGTGTCAGAGGCACTGTTGTTCAAGCAGTTCAAGAACAAACAAAACCTGCTAAAATGTGTAGTGACGGATATCATCAACATTAAGCTTCCACTGATCATGAACATGTATCTGGATGAACTGATCAGCAGCACCCACCCTAAAACGATAGCGGATATCAAGTCTCTACTTTTTGAGAAGGTCACGCAGATCAACAACAATGTCGGGTATTTCAAAATTCTTATTTTTGAGTTAAGCGAGCTTGACGAAGAAACCTTGCTTCATATGAAGGACCTGCTTAATTCGATAATCGACAGGGTCTGTCTGATGATCGACCACCTTAAGGCAAAGGAATTTATCAAAAACACTCTCGATAGTCGCCTGATCTTCCGGTCCTTTATCGGCATGTCCAACTTCATGCTTATCGACATGAATTTTTTGAGTGAGGACATAGACTTTGAAAAAGAGTTTTCTCAGATATTCGAGCTGTTTATGAGAGGTATAATCAATGAATAA